In Nissabacter sp. SGAir0207, the genomic stretch CTCTTTGACAGTGGCGTCAAACAGCGCGTCCAGCCCGGTGGCCTTCACTTTTTTGGTGATGCCGACCTGCGCGTAGATGTCCGCGATCTTGCCGATGGAGACCACCTCGCCCTGCTTCTCGTCCACCATCTTTTTCAGGATGGTCGGTGCCGGCGGCTCCACTGCCAGATCGTGGCGGTTGCCGGTGCGCTCAAACTCGCCAGCCTTGTTGCCGACGAACGGGCGGGCAATCACGCGGCCAATGTTGTAGCCGCCCTCGGTCAGCTCCTCGCGCGCGATTTCGCACAGCTCATAGAGCCGCTCCAGCCCGAAGGTCTCTTCGTGGCAGGCAATCTGGAACACCGAGTCCGCCGAGGTGTAGAAGATCGGCTTGCCGGTTTTCATGTGCTCTTCGCCCAGCTGGTCAAGGATCACCGTGCCGGAGGAGTGGCAGTTGCCGAGGTAGCCCGGCAGGTTGGCGCGATCCACCAGCTTGTCTAACAACTCTTGCGGGAAGCTGTTTTCGGTGTCGGTGAAGTAGCCCCAGTCAAACAGCACCGGCACGCCAGCAATCTCCCAGTGGCCGGACGGGGTGTCCTTGCCGGAGGAGAGTTCGCTGGCGAAGGCGTAGGCGCCGATGATGTCAGCGTTGGCGTCCAGCCCCGGCGGGAAGGTGCCGGTGGAAGCTTCCGCCGCCTTGCCCAGCCCCAGTCGGCTCATGTTCGGCATGTGCAGCGGCCCCTTGCGGCCCACGTCAGCCTCGCCGCGCGCGCAGGCTTCGGCAATGTGTCCCAGCGTGTCAGCACCTTTGTCGCCAAACCGTTCAGCGTCTGCGCTATGGCCGATACCGAAAGAGTCCAACACCATGATAAACGTACGTTTCATTCTGTTCTCCTGCGTGTGTTCACGCGTTTGTGCGGCGGGCTGCCAGCCGGGCCACAGGGCTACGCGAAAGGGTGACCGTTATGCCCGGATGCGTTGGTAGATGACCGGCGTCGCCTCCGGCGGTTGCTCGCCGAGCGTGATGGCGGCGCGTACTGCCTCCGCCGCCTGCCACCATGACTCCTCGCTGTTGGCGTGGATCATTGCCAGCGGCTGTTGGGTGTCCACCCGCTCGCCCAGCCGGGCCACCGAGGTCAGGCCGACGCTGTAGTCGATGCTGTCCGACGCCCGCCGGCGGCCACCGCCGAGGGTCACCACGGCCATGCCCAGCGCGCGGGTGTCCACGGCGCGGATATAGCCCTTCTCCGTCGCATAGACCGGTTTGCTCAGCGTCGCCGCTGGCAGATAACGATCGTAGTGCTCAATAAAATCGGTGGGGCCGCGTTGGGCGGCCACCATCCGGCCAAAGATCTCTGCCGCCGCGCCGTTGTCCAGCACGGTTTGCAGTTTGGTGCGGGCCTCGGCGTCATCCTTCGCCAAGCCGCCCGACAGCAGCATCTCCACGCAGAGGGCCATCGTGACCTCAAACAGGCGTGGGTTGCGGTATTCGCCGGTCAGGAAGCGCACGGCTTCGCGCACTTCGACCGCGTTGCCAGCGCTGGAAGCCAGCACCTGGTTCATGTCCGTCAGCAGCGCCGTGGTGTTGCAGCCCGCGCCATTGGCGACGCCGACAATCGCCTGCGCCAGCGACTCGGACTGTTCGTAGGTCGGCATGAATGCGCCGGAGCCTACCTTCACGTCCATCACCAGCGCGTCCAGCCCCTCGGCCAGCTTTTTCGCCAGAATCGAGGCAGTGATCAGCGGGATGGAGTCCACGGTGGCGGTGATGTCACGCGTGGCGTAGAAACGCTTGTCCGCCGGTGCCAGCGAACTGGTCTGGCCGATGATCGCCACCCCCACCTGCTGGATGATGGTACGGAAGCGGGCATCATCCGGGAAGATGTCGAAGCCGGGAATTGCCTCCAGCTTGTCCAGCGTGCCGCCGGTGTGGCCAAGGCCGCGCCCGGAGATCATCGGCACGTAGCCGCCGCACGCCGCCACCATCGGCCCCAGCATTAGCGACGTCACGTCGCCGACGCCGCCGGTGGAGTGCTTGTCCACCACCGGGCCATTCAGCCCCAGACTCTGCCAGTTCAGCACCGCGCCCGAGTCGCGCATCGCCATCGTCAGCGCCACGCGCTCCGGCATGGTCATGTCATGGAAATAGATGGTCATCGCCAGCGCGGCGATCTGACCCTCTGAAACCTGGTTGTCGCGAATGCCATTGATGAAGAAGCGGATTTCCTCTTCCGTCAGCGGCTGGCCGTCACGTTTTTTTCGAATAATTTCTTGTGCCAGAAACAAGGTGTCCCCCTTGCGTCACATGAGTGAAGGCCGCGCCGGAAAACCGGCGCGGCAGGCCCATCAGTAGCCGCCGTTCGCGTTGCCGCTGGCGTGGCCCAACGTGGTCAGCAAGCTGGCCAGCAGGCTGGAGGCACCGAAGCGGAAGTGGCGCGCGTCGGCCCACTGGTCGCCCATGATGCGCCCGGCAATCGCCAGATAGTGCGCCGCGTCTTCCGCGGTGCGCACGCCACCGGCCGGTTTGAAGCCGACCTGCTCACCGACGCCCAGATCGTGAATCACCTGGATCATCAGCTCGGCGCTCTCTGGCGTGGCGTTGACCGGCACCTTGCCGGTGGAGGTCTTGATGAAGTCTGCGCCCGCCTTGATGGCGATCTCGGACGCCTTGCGGATCAGCGCCGCCTGCTTCAGCTCACCGGTTTCGATGATCACTTTCAGCAGCACGTTAGCTGACGCACAGGCCTCTTTGCAGGCTTTCACCAGCTCAAAGCCCACCTGCTCGTTACCGGCGATCAGCGCCCGGTAGGGGAAGACCACGTCCACCTCATCCGCGCCATAGGCGATGGCCGCGCGGGTCTCCGCCAGCGCGATCTCCACGTCATCATTGCCATGCGGGAAGTTGGTCACGGTAGCGATGCGGATCTCAGGGGTGCCCTGCTCACGCAGCGCCTTGCGGGCCACCGGGATAAAGCGTGGGTAGATGCAGATGGCCGCGGTGTTGCCAGCCGGGCTTTTCGCCTGACGGCAGAGCGCAATCACCTTCTCATCGGTGTCGTCTTCGTTCAGGGTGGTTAAATCCATGAGGCTCAGCGCACGCTGCGCTGCGGCGGTTAAATCGGTCATATGACTCTCCAACAGTTATCGTTGCTGACAACCACGATCAGGTCTGAGGGCAACGCACTCTACAGGTTGGCGAGCGGACTTGGTTCCGTGAAGAGCAGGCGGGCACGCAGGCGCATACCACCGTTGAGATCCTTCTCACCGCACTAGCCGGCGCCGGCCAGCGTTGGCTATTGAAACACGCATAAGGGGACGCTTATGTGTTCTGTTTCACAAAATCTGAAAGCCAATTGTAACGCGTTTAGATTACATGTGACAGACATCACATGTTAATCGTTTCAAGCTCAGAAAATGACCGCAATTATGAGTGTACACCAGGCTACCTGGCCCGGTGTGCCGTCCCGGCCCGCAGGCCGCGCCGGCAGGGATTCGCAAGGCAGGATGTTATAATAGTCACAACGGGAAGAGAATGGGATTTCCGCGCCAGCGGTGAAAAGTTTTGTCAACCGGTATACAAACGCCGTGGCCGGGCAGCAAAAATGTTATTTTTATTACATTGCTTTTTCAGACTGGTCAGCCAGCAGTGGCAGGTTAAAGATGCGGCGGGTATTGGCGTTCAGGGCGGCGGCAATCTCTTCGGCCGGTTCACTGCGTAGCTGGCAGAGCACCTCAAAGGTCAGCGCCGCGCGCTCCGGCCGGTTGGGTTGGCCTTGGTAACCGGCCAGCGGCATGTCGGGGGCGTCGGTCTCCAGCAGCAGCGAGGAGAGCGGCAACGCGGCGAAGGTGCGCCGGGTCTTCTGCGCCCGCTCATAGGTGATGGTGCCGCCGACGCCAATCGCGTAGCCCAGCTTGATGAAGGCTTCCGCCTGTGACTGGCTGCCGGCAAAGCCATGCACCACGCCAGTGGCTGGCAACTTGTGCTGGCGCAGCATCGCCGCCAGCGGGTCATGGGTGCGGCGCGAGTGCAGGATCACCGGCAGGTTCGCCTGCTTCGCCAGATGGAACTGCGCCGCCAGCAGCGCCTTCTGCCGCTCAAAGCGCGGGTTCTCCATATAAAGATCTAACCCAATCTCCCCCACCGCCACGCACTTGGGGTCGGGCTGCCGCAGGCGATCGGCCAGTGCCGCCAGCGCCGCGTCATCATGCCGGTCGATGAACAGCGGGTGCAGCCCGAGGGCGGCAAAGAGCGCCGGATGGCTGGCGGCCAGCTCACTGACGAGGGCAAAGCGATCGGCGCTGATGGCTGGCACAATGATCTGCCGCACGCCGTGCGCCGCCGCCTGCGCGATGCTCTGTTGCGCGTCATGCACAAAGGGCGGGAAATCAAAGTGGCAATGGGTATCAATAAAGTAACGTGGAAGGGTCATCCGGCCTGCTCCTGATCATCGGGTTCCTCATTTTGCGCCACTGGCGGCGCATCGGCCAGCAGTCCGCTGACCGCATCGCTCACGGCGGCCACCAGTGGCGTATCGGTGACCAGCGGCGTATTGGCCGGTTCGCCCGCGGGCAGCGGTGGCGTGCCCGCGAGCACGGCGTCCGGCACCTTGGTGAGCGGCAGGATGTCTGGCACCTGATCGTCCTGCGGCAACAGCCAGTGGGCGACGGTGGCGAGGAAGTAGCGCGCGCAGCGCCGTCCGAGGTGATAGTCGCGGTTCAGCGCTGGCAGGCGGCTGCCGAGCGCCCGGCTGGCCAGCGGTTTCGGCGGGAAGATCTCAAAGATGCGCAGGTTGTCCGGCGGCTGTTCGATGAATTGCTGGATGCGGCGATAGCTCTGCTCATGGTGCTGCATCATGTGGATCAGCTGTTGCAGGCTGCTTTCGCTCAGCCACTGCTCCATCCGTTTCATCCACTGCGGCGTGTAGAACATCTGCGACGGCACCGTGCGGATGACGATGATGGTATCCGCGCCGCGCCGCCACGCCTCCTCCACCGGGATGGCCGCGCTGATGCCGCCATCCTGGTAGCTCACCCCCTCCAGCTCCACCCCCTGCCGGTAGAAGCCAGGGATGGCGCTGGAGGCCTTGAGCACCGACAGCCAGTTCTCCGGCGTCGGCGCAAAGTAGACCGGCGAGTAGTCATCGCTGCGGCAGGCGCACATCAGGAATTCGCGGTCATTGCCGAGGTAGTCGGAAGCCTGCTCCAGCGCTAGCGGCATCTGTTGGTGGGTTGCCTCCACCAGCCAGTCGAGATCGATCAGGTGGCCGCCGCGCACAAAGCGCAAGGGGTTGAAGAACTGGGGAGCGGTGGTGTAGCAGGAGATTACGCGCCGGGCATAGCCGGGCTGGCGGCAGACAAAGGCGGAGAGGTTTTGCGCACCGGCAGAGGTGCCGATCAACAGGTCGAAGGGATCGAAGTGGGCGCGCTGGAACTCATCCAGCACGCCGGCCGTGAAGATTCCACGTTGTCCGCCCCCTTCACACACCAGCGCGATTTTGCCTGGCCGGTAGGGTTTGTAGGCCAGGGACTCAATGTTCCCCAGCGTGATGGGTATCCTGTATCCCAACCTTCACCTCATTACCCGGCTATTCCGCACCGGGGAGGATAACCGGCGGGCCTCCTGGCCGTCACCCCTTAATGCCCTGCTGGCTGGGGTGGGTGGCGTCCTGCCAATGAGCCACTGGCGTACGCCCCGTTAGCCAGCCACACGTTTCCATCGTGTGGCGGCCAACGAGGCGGCCAGCGGGTGCGTCAGCCCGCTAAGAGCGGCGGCGACCGGTAAACAGACTGATCAGGAACAGGATGATGCCGACGACGAAGACAATTTTCGCAGCCCATGCCGCGGTACCTGCCAGTCCACCAAAGCCCAGCGCCGCAGCGATCAGCGCGATGACTAAAAAGATAATGCCCCATCGAAACATAAATCTCTCCTTACCTTATTGAAATTCGAGACACCGTTGTACAGCCTGGATCTCACCGACTGACGATGAAACCTATGTTAAAAAGATAGCGTAAAATCAGGAAATTGCCTGACCCGCCCCCTCTTTAGGACTGACACGGTCGTTTTTTCTTGTGGTTTTGGTTAGTTACCGGCCGCCCCGACGGGGCGGCCCTGACCTCGGGTCATCGGGGCCGGTTGGCCCCGGATGTTATGGCTTGATGGTCAGGTCGTTTTTAACGGATTTCACCCCGTCAACGGCCTTGGCGATGCCTTCAGCACGCTCGGACTGCGCCTGATTCTCCACAGTACCGCTCAGCTGTACCACACCTTCGGTGGTGATCACTTTCACGTTACGGGAAGGCACATTGTCGTCAGCCAGCAGTTTGGCCTTCACTTCGGTGGTGGTGGCAGCGTCGCCCGCATAGGCTTTGGCGGTCTGCTCTTTGCTGTCACGTACGTGCAGCTTGTCGCTGACGGAGGTGACACCCTCCACTTTCTTGGTCACGGCCACGGCTTTGTCCGCTTCCGCCTGGCTGGCCACGAAGCCGCTCAGGGTTACGACGCCGTTGGTGGTGTCAACCGAGATGTCGGTGCTTTTGATCGCCTCGTCATCCACCAGCGCGCTTTTCACCTTGGCAGTGACCGCGCTGTCACCCATGTAGTTGCTGACTTTGTTTACCGAGCTATCGATTTTATCGCCAGCGGAGGTTGCGGCGCTGTCCGCTTTGCTTGTCATGGTTTCCGCCAGTGCATTACCGCCCACCAGCGCAGAACTCAACACTACGGCCATCATTGAATAGGCAAATTTAGACTTTTTCATCGATTTATTCCTTTATGTTGTGATCCCCAACCATCGGGACCCGTCGGCCATATCCGGCGTTGCCACCAAGCTGACCGACCATTTCACGTTCTTATGCACGTCAAAAAGCGTTGCGTCGTGTGCGTCTTAAAGTCAAAACCGTCCTTTGTCTGGCAAAACTGCATCCTTGCCCGCCCCTTCCGTGGCGCTGCCCGGCTTCCCGCCGTTGTTCCCTTCAGCAACCGCTTCATTCAGAACTAAACGCCACTCAGTGACGTAAATCCCAGATAAGCCGCTGCGAGTAACTCCTGTATCAGTGCTTTATCGCGCTGTTTCGCAAGCACAACTTAAATATAGTCGATAAATAACGAGGTTGAAGGAAATTTGCGGAAATGGCGGGAAATGCAGACTAGTCCGAGGAATCAGGATGAAAAAAGCAGCAAAACAGGAGAATATTGCGGCAAAAAGCGGCAATTCTCCTGCTTTGGATAGGGGAAATGGGAAAGTAACAACATGCTACAGACGAAAAAAAACGGCATCGCTGCCGTTTTTTTCATCGCGTGGATTAATGCTCGCGGGTTTTGCGGAAGGTCACTTCCGGGAAACGCTCTTGCGTCAGGTTGAGGTTCACCATGGTCGGGGCAATGTAGGTGAGGTTGTCACCGCCATCCAGCGCCAGGTTGAGTTCGCACTTGCGCTTGAACTCCTCAAATTTCTTCACGTCCGTGGACTCTACCCAGCGGGCGGTGGAGACGTTGACCGACTCGTAGATCGCCTCAACGTTGTACTCGCTCTTCAGGCGTGCCACCACTACGTCAAACTGGAGCACCCCGACCGCGCCGACAATCAGGTCGTTGTTGGCGATGGGACGGAACACCTGCACCGCGCCCTCTTCGGAGAGCTGCACCAGCCCCTTCAGCAACTGCTTCTGCTTCAGCGGGTCGCGCAGGCGGATGCGGCGGAACAGTTCTGGCGCAAAGTTCGGGATGCCGGTGAACTTCATATCCTCACCCTGGGTGAAGGTGTCGCCGATCTGGATGGTGCCGTGGTTGTGCAGGCCGAGGATGTCGCCGGGATAGGCCTCTTCCACGTGTGAGCGGTCGCCCGCCATGAAGGTCAGCGCGTCAGAGATTACCACGTCTTTGCCGGTGCGCACCTGGCGCATCTTCATGCCCTTCTCGTAGCGGCCAGAGACCACGCGCATGAAGGCCACGCGGTCACGGTGTTTCGGGTCCATGTTCGCCTGGATCTTGAACACGAAGCCGGTGAACTTCTCCTCTTCCGCCGTCACTTCGCGCACGTCAGTTTTGCGCGGCATCGGTGCTGGCGCCCACTCCACCAGTCCATCCAGCATGTGATCCACGCCGAAGTTACCCAGTGCGGTGCCGAAGAAGACCGGCGTCAGCTCACCATTAAGGAAGGCCTCACGCTCAAACTCATGGGACGCGCCCTGCACCAGCTCCAGTTCATCACGCAGCTGGGCCGCCAGATCTTCGCCGACCGCGGCGTCCAGCTCCGGGTTATCCAGCCCTTTGACGATGCGCACTTCCTGAATGGTATGGCCCTTACCGGTCTGGTAGAGGTAAGTCTCATTCTTATAGAGGTGGTACACGCCCTTGAACAGCTTGCCGCAGCCAATCGGCCAGGTGATAGGCGAACAGGCAATTTTCAGCTCGCGCTCCACCTCATCCATCACCTCCATCGGGTCACGGATATCGCGGTCAAGTTTGTTCATGAAGGTCAGGATCGGCGTGTCACGCAGGCGGGTGACTTCCATCAGCTTGCGGGTACGATCCTC encodes the following:
- the osmY gene encoding molecular chaperone OsmY, with product MKKSKFAYSMMAVVLSSALVGGNALAETMTSKADSAATSAGDKIDSSVNKVSNYMGDSAVTAKVKSALVDDEAIKSTDISVDTTNGVVTLSGFVASQAEADKAVAVTKKVEGVTSVSDKLHVRDSKEQTAKAYAGDAATTTEVKAKLLADDNVPSRNVKVITTEGVVQLSGTVENQAQSERAEGIAKAVDGVKSVKNDLTIKP
- the deoC gene encoding deoxyribose-phosphate aldolase, with the translated sequence MTDLTAAAQRALSLMDLTTLNEDDTDEKVIALCRQAKSPAGNTAAICIYPRFIPVARKALREQGTPEIRIATVTNFPHGNDDVEIALAETRAAIAYGADEVDVVFPYRALIAGNEQVGFELVKACKEACASANVLLKVIIETGELKQAALIRKASEIAIKAGADFIKTSTGKVPVNATPESAELMIQVIHDLGVGEQVGFKPAGGVRTAEDAAHYLAIAGRIMGDQWADARHFRFGASSLLASLLTTLGHASGNANGGY
- a CDS encoding patatin family protein, with protein sequence MGYRIPITLGNIESLAYKPYRPGKIALVCEGGGQRGIFTAGVLDEFQRAHFDPFDLLIGTSAGAQNLSAFVCRQPGYARRVISCYTTAPQFFNPLRFVRGGHLIDLDWLVEATHQQMPLALEQASDYLGNDREFLMCACRSDDYSPVYFAPTPENWLSVLKASSAIPGFYRQGVELEGVSYQDGGISAAIPVEEAWRRGADTIIVIRTVPSQMFYTPQWMKRMEQWLSESSLQQLIHMMQHHEQSYRRIQQFIEQPPDNLRIFEIFPPKPLASRALGSRLPALNRDYHLGRRCARYFLATVAHWLLPQDDQVPDILPLTKVPDAVLAGTPPLPAGEPANTPLVTDTPLVAAVSDAVSGLLADAPPVAQNEEPDDQEQAG
- the prfC gene encoding peptide chain release factor 3, which gives rise to MSPSEYAREVAKRRTFAIISHPDAGKTTITEKVLLFGQAIQTAGTVKGRGSNQHAKSDWMEMEKQRGISITTSVMQFPYRDALVNLLDTPGHEDFSEDTYRTLTAVDCCLMVIDAAKGVEDRTRKLMEVTRLRDTPILTFMNKLDRDIRDPMEVMDEVERELKIACSPITWPIGCGKLFKGVYHLYKNETYLYQTGKGHTIQEVRIVKGLDNPELDAAVGEDLAAQLRDELELVQGASHEFEREAFLNGELTPVFFGTALGNFGVDHMLDGLVEWAPAPMPRKTDVREVTAEEEKFTGFVFKIQANMDPKHRDRVAFMRVVSGRYEKGMKMRQVRTGKDVVISDALTFMAGDRSHVEEAYPGDILGLHNHGTIQIGDTFTQGEDMKFTGIPNFAPELFRRIRLRDPLKQKQLLKGLVQLSEEGAVQVFRPIANNDLIVGAVGVLQFDVVVARLKSEYNVEAIYESVNVSTARWVESTDVKKFEEFKRKCELNLALDGGDNLTYIAPTMVNLNLTQERFPEVTFRKTREH
- a CDS encoding DUF1328 domain-containing protein — protein: MFRWGIIFLVIALIAAALGFGGLAGTAAWAAKIVFVVGIILFLISLFTGRRRS
- the deoA gene encoding thymidine phosphorylase, with translation MFLAQEIIRKKRDGQPLTEEEIRFFINGIRDNQVSEGQIAALAMTIYFHDMTMPERVALTMAMRDSGAVLNWQSLGLNGPVVDKHSTGGVGDVTSLMLGPMVAACGGYVPMISGRGLGHTGGTLDKLEAIPGFDIFPDDARFRTIIQQVGVAIIGQTSSLAPADKRFYATRDITATVDSIPLITASILAKKLAEGLDALVMDVKVGSGAFMPTYEQSESLAQAIVGVANGAGCNTTALLTDMNQVLASSAGNAVEVREAVRFLTGEYRNPRLFEVTMALCVEMLLSGGLAKDDAEARTKLQTVLDNGAAAEIFGRMVAAQRGPTDFIEHYDRYLPAATLSKPVYATEKGYIRAVDTRALGMAVVTLGGGRRRASDSIDYSVGLTSVARLGERVDTQQPLAMIHANSEESWWQAAEAVRAAITLGEQPPEATPVIYQRIRA
- the deoB gene encoding phosphopentomutase, which codes for MKRTFIMVLDSFGIGHSADAERFGDKGADTLGHIAEACARGEADVGRKGPLHMPNMSRLGLGKAAEASTGTFPPGLDANADIIGAYAFASELSSGKDTPSGHWEIAGVPVLFDWGYFTDTENSFPQELLDKLVDRANLPGYLGNCHSSGTVILDQLGEEHMKTGKPIFYTSADSVFQIACHEETFGLERLYELCEIAREELTEGGYNIGRVIARPFVGNKAGEFERTGNRHDLAVEPPAPTILKKMVDEKQGEVVSIGKIADIYAQVGITKKVKATGLDALFDATVKEMAAAGDNTIVFTNFVDFDSAYGHRRDVPGYAAALELFDRRLPELMALVGPDDMLILTADHGCDPTWTGTDHTREHIPVLIYGPKIKPGFLGKRDTFADIGQTVASYFGMSPMEYGKSML
- a CDS encoding TatD family hydrolase, encoding MTLPRYFIDTHCHFDFPPFVHDAQQSIAQAAAHGVRQIIVPAISADRFALVSELAASHPALFAALGLHPLFIDRHDDAALAALADRLRQPDPKCVAVGEIGLDLYMENPRFERQKALLAAQFHLAKQANLPVILHSRRTHDPLAAMLRQHKLPATGVVHGFAGSQSQAEAFIKLGYAIGVGGTITYERAQKTRRTFAALPLSSLLLETDAPDMPLAGYQGQPNRPERAALTFEVLCQLRSEPAEEIAAALNANTRRIFNLPLLADQSEKAM